A region of the Sodalis ligni genome:
CTGTTCCATGGTGGGGGACGCCGTCTGCGCATCCGCCGCCCGCCGCTTCAAGTCGTCGGGGGTGCCGCTGGCAATCAATTTGCCGTGGTACACCAGCCCGATGCGATCGCAGTACTCCGCTTCCTCCATGAAATGGGTGGTGACCATGACCGTCACGCCTTTTTCCACCATGCCGTTGATATGCAGCCAAAATTCTCGACGGGTAATGGGATCGACGCCGGAAGTGGGTTCATCGAGAAAGAGGATAGCCGGCTCATGCATCAGCGAGCAGGCCAGCGCCAGACGCTGTTTGAATCCCAGCGGCAGGGTATCCGGCGTTTTTTTAAAAATAGGTTTGAAATCAAAAGCATCGCTCATGGCGGCAATTTTTTCCCGCTGACGTTTACCCCATAGGCCATACACACCGGAAAAAAATCGCAGGTTTTGTTCCACGGTCAGATTCCCGTACAGGGAAAATTTTTGCGCCATATATCCCAGGCGCTGGCGCGCTTTGCCGGAGCTGGTCTTTAAATCCATTCCCAGTACCAGCGCTTTACCGCCGGTGGGCGCCATCAAACCGCACATCATTTTAAAGGTGGTGGATTTTCCAGCGCCGTTGGGACCCAGCAAGCCGAAGATTTCTCCGCGGCGCACCCGGAAGCTCACCCGGTCGGTAGCGGCGAAATCACCGAATTTTTTTGTCAGATCCCGCGCTTCGATGACAACTTCCCCCCGATCCCCCGCCACCGAAGGCATAATGTCCGCCAGGGCGGTTTTGATGGAGGGACCGCCGCCGAGCAAATCGATAAAGGCATCCTCAAATCGCGGGTCGGTTTCGGTGATATTTTCCGGCGGCAGCATGAGCGCGCCGGCAAGGGTCGCGGGATCGGCATCTTTAGCCAGGATCAGACGCACCGATCGGCCCTGTATTACCGCGTCGCTGATATGCGGCAGACGCAGCGCCTGCTGCAGCAATTGACGATGGGTACCGGACCGCGTACCGGCCAGAAGGGTGCGGCCGGCCATCCGGCCGGTGAGATCTTTCGGCGCGCCCTGGTATAACAAACGTCCTTCGTTAAGCAGCATAATGTCGCGGCACTGTTCCGCTTCATCCAGATAAGAAGTGCTCCAGAGGATCAGCATACCGTCGTCCGCCAGTTCATGCACCATGCGCCAGAGTTCGCGCCGGGAAATGGGATCCACCCCCACCCCCGGTTCGTCCAGCAGCAGGACCCTGGGCTGGCCGATGAGGGTACAGGCCAGGCCGAGTTTTTGCTTCATGCCGCCGGACAGCTTGCCGGCCAGGCGGCCGGTAAAATGGGTCAGATCGGTAAACTGCAATAATTTTGCGAAGGTGTCATGGCGCTGTTGGCCGGTAACGCCGCGCAAATCCGCATACAGCGCTAGATTTTCCTGTACCGTCAAATCTTCATACAGGCCGAATTTTTGCGGCATGTAACCGAGAACGGCGCGCAGCCGGCGTTCATCCTTGATGGGGTCCAACCCCATGACGCGCACCGTGCCGCCGGTGGGGGTCAATAAACCGGCCAGCATGCGCAACAGGGTGGTTTTACCCGCGCCGTCAGGCCCCACCAATCCGGTTACCGCACCGCTTTGTATTACCATATCCAGACTTGCCACCGCCGGTTTATCAAGCCCCGGGAAGGTTTTCTCCAACGCGCTGAGCACAATAGGGTTAGCGGGCATCGGCGACGCCTGCGATGGAAGGAAAGCGCAACGTCACCGGCATACCTTGCCGCAGCCGGTCATCGGCGTCGGTAACGATGATTCGCAGGCGATACACCAGGTCCGTGCGCAATTCCGGCGTTTCGACGCTTTTGGGCGTGAACTCGGCGGTGGGCGAAACAAAACCGATTTTGCCGTGATAGACCTTGCCGGGAAGTCCGTCGGCGCTGATGTCCACCGCGCTGCCGGGCACCGCCTGGGCAAGATAACGTTCATCTATATAGGCCCGGATCCACACCGGCCGGGTCAGCGACAGGGTAAAGACGGTGCCGCCGGCATTCAGCATACTGCCGGACTCCTGGGCGCGGGTCAGTATAGTGCCGGCGGAGGGGGACAACAGCACGGTATCGGCCACATCCAGCGCCGCCTGAGCCAGAGCCGCCTGTGCCTGGGCGGCATCCGCCTGCGCGGAGGCGATCTCCTGCGGCCGGTTACCGGTCTGGTATTGCTGCAATTTATCCTTGGCCGCCTGTAAATTCGCTTTGGCCTGGTTGCGGGCGGTCAAGGCGTCGTCCATCTGGTCGGCGGAAATAGCCCGCTTTGCCCATGCCCCCTGCTGGCGCTGGAAGAAACTTTCGGCATAATTATAGGCCGCCTGCTGCTGTGCCAACTGCGAGCGCACCTGGGCGATTTCTTCGCTGCGATAGCCGGCCAACTGCAAATCCAGTTTGGCCTGCGCGCTGGCAACATTGGCCTGCGCCTGCTGCAGGGCGTTGCGATAAGGCCCGTCATCCAATGTAGCCAGCACCTGGCCCGGCCGGATGCTGTCCCCCTCGTCCACCGCCAGCTGCGCCAGGCGGCCTTCCACCCGGAAAGCGAGATTGACGGTACGGATATCCACGTTACCGTATAAGGTCAACGCCTGGTTTTGCCGGCCACGGTACGCCATCACGCCATAGACGGCTGCGGCAATCAGCGCCAGGATAACCACCGCCAAGGCTATTTTTTTTATATTCATGATATTTCGCCTGTTATCGGGCATTTGCAGCCCGCAATCCTTCGAGCAGCCAGTGGCTATGTTGTACCAAAACGGCATTGATAAGTGTGATTTGCGCCGGACTGAGCGCTTGCAGGCCGGTTTGCAAGGGCAGGTAAATTTTCTTCAGGGCAAAAAATAAGGGTTTACATATTTAATTAACGGTTATTATAAAAATACTTGATCGTTGGCGGGATCGCGTCTATTATTTACTTATCGAACGTTAAGATATTAACGTCCCGTTTATAACTGATTAACGAGAAGAGATTAGACATTATGAAAAACCTGAAATTAGCTATCGCAGCCATTGCCCTGAGTACGTTATCTTTTGCCAGCTTAGCCGCTCAGGAAGTCCCTCCACGCCCCGCCAATGAACAGCCCGTGGGTATGGTTTCCGCCAGTACCACAGGTTCGCTGACTGACCTGCAATCCCAGCTGGCCGCCAAGGCGCAGGCAGCTGATGCTTCGTCTTACCGCATCGTTGCGGCCGGCGGCAACAATACGCTGCGCGGCAGTGCTGAACTGTATAAATAAGCATAAATAACAGCAGTAAATAAAAGGCGGCCCCGGAGGGTCGCCTTTTTATATCGGCCATCATCAAGTCAACTGCGGGGCAAGGGTTGAAATATCCGCAGCCGGTGGTGATAACGTTATTAGAACTGGTAGTTCAAACCAACACCCACCTGATTGTGGTAAGCGATACCCAGCTGGTTATCGCTGTCGATGCGGTTGATTTTGTAATCCACATAGGCGTTCATGTTCTTGTTGAAGTAATAGGTGGTGGAAACGATATAGTATTTCACCAGATCCGCATCACCCACGCCTTCAACATCTTTGGCTTTCGACTGGAAGTAACCAACCAACGGTTTCAAGCCGAAATCGAACAGATAAGACGCGACAACTTCATAGTCCTGGGTTTTATTGGCGAACCCATTAGAGGAAATCGGCGTCATATTCTGGGTCTCGCCATACAAACCGGCAAGATAAACGCCCTGATGGTCATATTTCACACCGGCCGCCCACATTTCGGCCCGGTCGCCGTTGCCGTATTTCAGGCTGGTGACCTGCTGATTGTTGGTACGATCAGAGTTGGTATAGGTACCCAAGACCGATATATCGATAGGCGTGGTATAAGATACCGAGAAACCGTAACCGTCGCCGTTGGACTGTTTTTCGCCGCGGGCATTGGCGGTGCTTTCGTCATTGGCGCCCTGATACTGCATGCCGATATTCAAGCCGTCAACCAGGCCGAAGAAGCCGTTATTACGATACGTTGCCACGCCGGTGGCACGGCCGTTCATATAGTTGTCGGCGAAGCTGTAGGTCAGGTCATCGAAGATGGGCGCGATATCGGTGATGGACGCTACGTCGTACGCGATACCCCAGTTACGGCCGTAATCGAACGAACCGAATTTATTGAATTTCAAACCAGCAAAACCAAGACGGGTTTTATTACCAGTCTGGCTATCCGAGCCGCCTTCGGTATTGTTGTTCTGGAAGTTATATTCCCATTGGCCGTAACCGGTAAGGTCATCATTGATCTTGGTTTGGCCCTTGAAGCCCAAACGCAAGAAGCTGTTGTCACCATCAATGGAGGTGGTTTTACTAAAGTAATGTCGTGCGCGCAAGCTGCCGTATAAGTCCAGCTTATTGCCGTCGGCGTCGTATATCACCGCGGCATGAACAGCTGGTGCTAACAATGTAGCTAAAACGGCTAATGCTATCTTCTTCATCACTATTTCCTTACCAAATACTTTCGTGTTTAAGTAAAGGACTCACCCTTTGATGGCTGATGTCCGGGGCTAACCAAAATGTTATTTGTTTGATAAAAGCTCAAATGTCATGGGATCGTCCCTAGAGAAATTATCCTGTCGCCTAATTTCGGAGGATAGTATCAGCTAAAGGGCCATGTTGATTGTGAACTTTTCATTAAATTAGCAGTCTGCGATTTTGTGCTACGGTCTCCTTCCTCGGCAAAACCCGATTATTTACCTTAAATGCGTTTTCACGACACCCGGAACTCAATATCGGGCCATTTACCAGATCACAATAATTTAAAGTCAATTAACATCTGGTTAAGTTTTTATGATCTCTTTGCGCCTCATTGCATGCCGTTTTTACTAAACGAAAACCAGGCGTCTAATACGGCAATCCGAGACAACGCACGTTATGCACCCGGCGTGCTGCAGGAAAAACATCCAGCGCGTCATTTAACCGCTACATCGACGCCGTGAAGTCCTGCGGAAATCATCGGGTGCTACGATAACTTGTCATACAGATTTAAAAGTTGAGAGCCATCACAAAACCCTATTTTATTACAGGATATTCAATCTATGTCCAGTAGTATCATTTTGAGGCGCTTTTCCGCTTCTTAATGATATTTTGTGTTGATAACTTTGCGTAAATGTTAAACTTGTTAAACATTGAACGATATATCTCATACCAAAACCGTCTAAAATTGAATTGGTATAACATATTTCA
Encoded here:
- the hlyD gene encoding secretion protein HlyD, whose protein sequence is MNIKKIALAVVILALIAAAVYGVMAYRGRQNQALTLYGNVDIRTVNLAFRVEGRLAQLAVDEGDSIRPGQVLATLDDGPYRNALQQAQANVASAQAKLDLQLAGYRSEEIAQVRSQLAQQQAAYNYAESFFQRQQGAWAKRAISADQMDDALTARNQAKANLQAAKDKLQQYQTGNRPQEIASAQADAAQAQAALAQAALDVADTVLLSPSAGTILTRAQESGSMLNAGGTVFTLSLTRPVWIRAYIDERYLAQAVPGSAVDISADGLPGKVYHGKIGFVSPTAEFTPKSVETPELRTDLVYRLRIIVTDADDRLRQGMPVTLRFPSIAGVADAR
- a CDS encoding ATP-binding cassette domain-containing protein translates to MPANPIVLSALEKTFPGLDKPAVASLDMVIQSGAVTGLVGPDGAGKTTLLRMLAGLLTPTGGTVRVMGLDPIKDERRLRAVLGYMPQKFGLYEDLTVQENLALYADLRGVTGQQRHDTFAKLLQFTDLTHFTGRLAGKLSGGMKQKLGLACTLIGQPRVLLLDEPGVGVDPISRRELWRMVHELADDGMLILWSTSYLDEAEQCRDIMLLNEGRLLYQGAPKDLTGRMAGRTLLAGTRSGTHRQLLQQALRLPHISDAVIQGRSVRLILAKDADPATLAGALMLPPENITETDPRFEDAFIDLLGGGPSIKTALADIMPSVAGDRGEVVIEARDLTKKFGDFAATDRVSFRVRRGEIFGLLGPNGAGKSTTFKMMCGLMAPTGGKALVLGMDLKTSSGKARQRLGYMAQKFSLYGNLTVEQNLRFFSGVYGLWGKRQREKIAAMSDAFDFKPIFKKTPDTLPLGFKQRLALACSLMHEPAILFLDEPTSGVDPITRREFWLHINGMVEKGVTVMVTTHFMEEAEYCDRIGLVYHGKLIASGTPDDLKRRAADAQTASPTMEQAFIALIGQYDKESGDEAA
- a CDS encoding porin translates to MKKIALAVLATLLAPAVHAAVIYDADGNKLDLYGSLRARHYFSKTTSIDGDNSFLRLGFKGQTKINDDLTGYGQWEYNFQNNNTEGGSDSQTGNKTRLGFAGLKFNKFGSFDYGRNWGIAYDVASITDIAPIFDDLTYSFADNYMNGRATGVATYRNNGFFGLVDGLNIGMQYQGANDESTANARGEKQSNGDGYGFSVSYTTPIDISVLGTYTNSDRTNNQQVTSLKYGNGDRAEMWAAGVKYDHQGVYLAGLYGETQNMTPISSNGFANKTQDYEVVASYLFDFGLKPLVGYFQSKAKDVEGVGDADLVKYYIVSTTYYFNKNMNAYVDYKINRIDSDNQLGIAYHNQVGVGLNYQF
- the bhsA gene encoding multiple stress resistance protein BhsA, with protein sequence MKNLKLAIAAIALSTLSFASLAAQEVPPRPANEQPVGMVSASTTGSLTDLQSQLAAKAQAADASSYRIVAAGGNNTLRGSAELYK